A genome region from Glutamicibacter arilaitensis Re117 includes the following:
- a CDS encoding ABC transporter ATP-binding protein: MNPMGMPGGGPGSGRNSAQDKQWLSEHPVSLKRIAALFRPHLASVGVVMALIVASSIIGLAQPFIVRELIDDAIPNSNVRLLLLGAGGLVLISLVTAILEVIQTWRATLMGQRVMHGLRTGLFTHLQKQSLGFFTNSRSGDVQSRLINDVGQMQSVITNSATSIASNLTTVVATACAMVAISWKLSLISLVVLPPAVLLAKQTAKLRRAVTGKRQREMSNLTSLIEERLSISGVRLAKIMGTGSADAAAFEDSSHKLIDLEMKSALAGRWRMATMSIIFAAIPAVLYLVAGLPATGQGMSIGTLVAFTGLQAGIFRPVMGMMQISVQWVSAMALFSRVFEYLDTDQALPVAPRPRAIDAENLRGEVQLRDVSFRYPEAHRATLDQLDLVLEAGTMTAVVGATGSGKSTLGSLLPRLLDPTSGQVLLDGVDLKEFDPESIAQVVSVVAQESYLLHASVRENLLWAAPKATEAELWQALEAAQIAELVRGLPQGLETQVGQRGHRFSGGEQQRLAIARTMLRRPKVLVLDEATSALDTVTEALVQQALDELAVGRTTLLIAHRLSTVMRADRIVVLEDGRIAESGTYDELLQLGGRFAQLVSRNELAQRAS, encoded by the coding sequence ATGAATCCAATGGGTATGCCCGGCGGCGGGCCCGGTTCAGGCCGGAACTCTGCACAAGACAAGCAATGGCTATCCGAACATCCGGTATCCCTGAAGCGTATTGCAGCACTCTTCCGGCCGCATCTGGCCTCGGTCGGCGTGGTGATGGCGCTGATCGTGGCCTCATCGATCATCGGCTTGGCGCAACCGTTTATCGTCCGCGAACTCATTGATGACGCCATTCCCAATAGCAACGTCCGATTGCTGCTCTTAGGCGCCGGGGGATTGGTGCTGATCTCCTTGGTCACCGCGATCCTGGAAGTCATCCAGACCTGGCGGGCAACCTTGATGGGCCAGCGCGTGATGCATGGATTGCGCACCGGTCTGTTCACGCATCTGCAAAAGCAGTCATTAGGATTCTTCACCAACTCGCGCTCCGGAGACGTGCAGTCTCGACTGATCAACGACGTCGGGCAAATGCAGTCGGTGATCACCAATTCGGCAACCAGCATTGCCTCGAATCTCACCACCGTGGTGGCCACCGCCTGCGCCATGGTGGCGATTTCCTGGAAGCTGAGCCTGATCTCATTGGTAGTACTGCCTCCTGCGGTGCTGCTGGCAAAGCAGACGGCAAAACTGCGCCGTGCAGTGACCGGAAAGCGCCAGCGAGAGATGTCCAACCTGACTTCCTTGATCGAAGAGCGGTTGAGTATCTCAGGTGTCCGCTTGGCCAAGATCATGGGCACCGGAAGCGCCGATGCGGCGGCCTTTGAGGATTCCAGCCACAAGCTCATAGACCTGGAAATGAAAAGTGCATTGGCCGGTCGCTGGCGGATGGCAACCATGAGCATCATCTTCGCCGCTATTCCTGCGGTGCTGTACCTTGTCGCTGGCCTGCCGGCCACCGGACAAGGAATGAGCATCGGCACCCTGGTGGCCTTTACCGGGTTGCAAGCCGGCATCTTCCGGCCGGTGATGGGCATGATGCAGATTTCCGTCCAATGGGTTTCTGCCATGGCCCTGTTCAGCCGAGTCTTTGAATATCTCGACACGGACCAGGCGCTGCCTGTCGCGCCGCGGCCGCGCGCCATTGATGCTGAAAACCTGCGTGGTGAAGTGCAGCTGCGCGATGTCAGTTTCCGCTACCCCGAAGCACACCGCGCCACCTTGGACCAATTGGACCTCGTGCTGGAGGCCGGAACCATGACCGCGGTTGTCGGAGCGACCGGGTCGGGTAAATCCACGCTCGGATCACTGCTGCCCCGGCTATTGGATCCCACTAGCGGGCAGGTCTTGCTTGACGGGGTAGACCTGAAGGAATTTGATCCTGAAAGCATCGCCCAGGTGGTCTCCGTGGTCGCCCAAGAAAGTTACCTGCTGCATGCCTCGGTGCGCGAGAACCTCTTGTGGGCCGCGCCGAAGGCAACTGAAGCTGAACTCTGGCAGGCGCTGGAAGCCGCGCAAATTGCGGAGCTGGTTCGCGGTCTGCCGCAGGGGCTGGAGACCCAGGTCGGGCAGCGCGGCCACCGGTTCTCCGGCGGTGAGCAACAGCGTCTGGCCATTGCCCGCACCATGCTGCGCAGGCCCAAGGTCCTGGTTCTGGACGAAGCTACCAGCGCATTGGATACGGTGACCGAAGCGCTAGTCCAGCAAGCGCTGGATGAACTTGCCGTGGGGCGCACTACCTTGCTGATTGCGCACCGCTTGAGTACCGTGATGCGAGCTGATCGCATCGTGGTGCTCGAAGATGGCCGGATTGCCGAATCGGGAACATATGACGAATTGCTCCAGCTAGGTGGACGCTTCGCCCAGCTGGTATCAAGAAACGAACTGGCTCAACGGGCCAGCTAG
- a CDS encoding APC family permease codes for MTVNSETAVTDGKETELHRVIGPKLLLFLIMGDIIGAGIFAITGKVAGQVGGAAWLPFLIAFTIATLTAFSYLELVTKYPHAAGAALYIHKAFGIHFVTFLVAFTVACSGITSAATSATLVGRNLLIGIGQFVEGVPNTPEAGMWAAIAIIVILAIINFRGVGESVKFNLVLTIVSLAIMAAIIGIGLSVIASGHGDISRLVVFETPNDRSIFAAVTMGTAIAFFAMVGFEDSVNLVEETKDPKKTFPRIMLIGLGICAAIYMLVAVTVIMVIPTGDLLNPKNPDAGILLDVVRIGLPGLPVDAIFPFLTVFAVVNTALMNMLMASRLLYGMARQGVLPQFLGKVHSTRRSPWAAILFSTVLAVALVAYVNLDKENSIVGSLGGTTALLLLCVFAVVNVALLVLRRDKPEPGAFRTPTIIPILGVGFCLFLAGPWARSREDWIQYEIAGLLLVIGVALWAVTWLINRINYKKGVIETRPGQY; via the coding sequence ATGACTGTGAACAGTGAAACGGCAGTAACCGACGGCAAAGAAACAGAACTCCACAGGGTGATTGGCCCGAAACTGCTGCTATTCCTCATCATGGGCGATATCATCGGTGCCGGCATTTTCGCCATCACCGGCAAAGTTGCCGGCCAGGTTGGTGGGGCCGCATGGTTGCCGTTCCTGATCGCTTTCACGATCGCGACCCTTACCGCTTTCAGCTACCTCGAACTGGTCACCAAATACCCGCACGCTGCCGGTGCCGCCCTGTACATCCACAAGGCTTTCGGCATCCACTTCGTGACGTTCCTGGTGGCCTTCACCGTCGCCTGTTCGGGTATTACCAGTGCCGCGACCTCAGCCACCTTGGTGGGGCGGAACCTGCTGATTGGCATCGGCCAATTTGTTGAGGGCGTGCCGAACACTCCCGAGGCCGGCATGTGGGCAGCGATCGCCATCATCGTGATTCTTGCGATCATCAACTTCCGCGGCGTGGGCGAGAGCGTGAAGTTCAACCTCGTGCTGACCATTGTTTCGCTGGCCATCATGGCTGCGATTATCGGTATCGGACTGTCTGTCATCGCCTCCGGCCACGGAGATATTTCCCGTCTGGTGGTCTTCGAAACCCCGAACGACCGCAGCATCTTCGCCGCAGTGACCATGGGTACCGCCATTGCCTTCTTCGCCATGGTGGGCTTCGAAGACTCGGTGAACCTGGTGGAAGAAACCAAGGATCCCAAGAAAACTTTCCCGAGGATCATGCTCATCGGCTTGGGCATCTGCGCAGCGATCTACATGCTGGTGGCAGTCACCGTGATCATGGTCATCCCGACCGGTGACCTGCTGAACCCGAAGAACCCTGATGCCGGCATCCTGCTGGATGTGGTGCGCATTGGCCTGCCCGGCTTGCCAGTTGACGCGATCTTCCCATTCTTGACCGTCTTCGCAGTGGTCAACACCGCGCTAATGAACATGCTCATGGCCAGCCGCCTGCTGTACGGCATGGCCCGCCAGGGCGTGCTGCCGCAATTCCTGGGCAAGGTGCACTCGACTCGTCGTTCCCCATGGGCAGCGATCTTGTTCAGCACCGTTCTGGCCGTGGCACTGGTGGCTTATGTGAATCTGGACAAGGAGAACAGCATTGTCGGTTCGCTGGGCGGCACTACTGCGCTGCTGCTGCTCTGCGTTTTCGCGGTAGTCAATGTGGCCCTGCTGGTGCTCCGCCGCGACAAGCCTGAACCTGGTGCGTTCCGCACGCCAACGATCATCCCGATCCTCGGCGTGGGCTTCTGCCTGTTCCTTGCAGGCCCATGGGCCCGTTCCCGCGAAGACTGGATCCAGTATGAGATTGCCGGCCTGCTGCTGGTCATCGGCGTAGCCCTGTGGGCAGTGACCTGGTTGATCAACCGGATCAACTACAAGAAGGGTGTCATCGAGACCCGTCCTGGTCAGTACTGA
- a CDS encoding RNase H family protein, translating to MTIIAAADGSALGNPGPAGWAWYVDQDNWAAGGWDHGTNNMGELQAVLELFRATEHLPEEELRILCDSQYAINCISKWMPGWKKKGWKKADGKPVLNQDILKELDQAIAGRKYTFEWVKGHAGHDLNEAADDRARAAATAHQKGTAVESGPGYTAAGGAAASSAPAAAEAVAAPEAEPVPAPEPAVDLAATVYELEQGFLDPQIRSSFAELNDFLHPGYQEVTRHGGLLDVATVRAMLESGASLPGTGQVQVLAAREVDAQMVLLAYRMKPADAPVLVVSSWWQRTDGGLKLRFRQETVEQNS from the coding sequence ATGACGATCATTGCAGCTGCGGATGGATCAGCCCTAGGAAATCCCGGACCAGCCGGATGGGCTTGGTACGTGGATCAGGACAACTGGGCCGCAGGCGGGTGGGACCATGGCACCAACAACATGGGCGAACTCCAAGCGGTGCTCGAACTCTTCCGCGCCACCGAACACCTGCCGGAAGAAGAACTGAGGATCCTGTGCGATTCGCAGTATGCGATCAACTGCATCAGCAAATGGATGCCGGGATGGAAGAAAAAGGGCTGGAAAAAGGCCGACGGCAAGCCGGTACTGAACCAGGACATCCTCAAGGAACTTGACCAGGCTATCGCCGGACGCAAATACACCTTTGAATGGGTCAAGGGCCATGCCGGCCATGACCTGAACGAAGCTGCCGATGATCGCGCACGCGCAGCTGCCACCGCGCACCAGAAAGGCACCGCGGTCGAGTCCGGCCCGGGATACACCGCCGCTGGTGGTGCAGCTGCTTCCAGTGCGCCGGCCGCGGCTGAAGCAGTGGCCGCACCCGAGGCAGAACCTGTCCCCGCACCTGAACCCGCCGTGGACCTTGCCGCCACCGTCTACGAGCTGGAACAAGGCTTCTTGGACCCGCAGATCCGTTCCAGCTTCGCGGAACTCAACGACTTCCTGCATCCCGGTTACCAAGAAGTGACCCGCCACGGCGGGCTGCTGGATGTGGCCACGGTCCGTGCCATGCTGGAATCCGGAGCGAGCCTGCCCGGCACCGGACAAGTCCAGGTCCTCGCCGCTCGTGAAGTGGACGCGCAGATGGTGCTGCTGGCCTATCGGATGAAACCGGCCGATGCTCCGGTGCTTGTGGTTTCGTCGTGGTGGCAGCGCACCGATGGCGGTCTCAAGCTCCGTTTCCGCCAAGAAACCGTCGAGCAAAACTCCTAA
- a CDS encoding MarR family winged helix-turn-helix transcriptional regulator: protein MIPLGITPHQSRVLTLLSRADEVGLRNSQLAEQLHIAARSTTEVVDQLEAKSLVVRTPDPADRRATLIALSPTGRAQLGELAELRRSSMEGYFDKLGTEERAELTRLLGILDRENPRPIRAGCKQPAKDS, encoded by the coding sequence TTGATTCCCCTGGGGATCACGCCGCACCAGTCCCGGGTGCTGACTTTGCTGTCCCGCGCCGACGAAGTTGGGCTGCGCAACTCGCAGCTGGCAGAACAACTGCACATCGCAGCACGCTCGACCACCGAGGTAGTCGATCAGCTTGAGGCCAAGTCACTGGTGGTGCGCACCCCCGATCCTGCCGATCGCCGGGCTACCTTGATTGCGCTGAGCCCTACCGGGCGGGCGCAGCTGGGCGAATTGGCCGAACTGCGCCGTTCCAGCATGGAAGGCTACTTTGACAAGCTGGGCACCGAGGAACGCGCCGAGCTGACCCGCCTACTGGGGATCTTGGACCGGGAGAACCCACGCCCAATTCGCGCCGGCTGCAAGCAACCGGC
- a CDS encoding MarR family winged helix-turn-helix transcriptional regulator, giving the protein MKSEETRWLTDAEQELWRTIREFLWQFPSAMDRQLLRDSNMLSGEYSVLAVLSESTEPSLRPADVATALRWDRSRLSHLLRRMESKGLISRCADETDRRGHQITLTAQGRTTVEEAAPAHVSFVREAFFDSLNKTERSALESALPKILASLEQQGLKDGSC; this is encoded by the coding sequence ATGAAGAGCGAAGAGACCCGCTGGCTCACCGATGCTGAGCAGGAACTCTGGCGGACCATACGCGAGTTCCTCTGGCAGTTTCCAAGTGCCATGGATCGCCAGCTGCTGCGCGATTCAAATATGCTATCCGGAGAATATTCCGTGCTTGCCGTACTTTCAGAAAGCACTGAACCAAGCTTGCGCCCGGCCGATGTCGCCACCGCACTGCGCTGGGATCGCTCACGGCTCTCCCACCTGCTGCGCCGAATGGAGTCCAAGGGTCTGATCAGCCGTTGCGCAGATGAGACTGACCGCCGTGGTCACCAGATTACCTTGACTGCCCAGGGCCGGACGACCGTGGAGGAAGCCGCGCCTGCGCATGTCAGCTTCGTGCGTGAAGCCTTCTTTGACTCGCTGAATAAAACCGAACGCTCGGCGTTGGAATCCGCACTGCCCAAGATCCTGGCTTCTCTGGAACAGCAGGGTCTGAAAGACGGCTCGTGCTAG
- a CDS encoding glutathione S-transferase C-terminal domain-containing protein encodes MSQEYSTKGAYVTGGEFTRDTNYIQDRIVADISAEHYGDGNCHSKIGHPNAGLSEGAQLWPVEAGRYHLVAARACPWANRTLIVRRLLGLEDALSVGLPGPTHDARSWTFDLDPGGKDPVLGTERVQENYFKRFADYPRGITVPAIVDIPTGAVVTNDYPQITWDMSTQWKEFHREGAPNLIPQDQLEEMLPLIKRIFTEVNNGVYRAGFAGDQQAYNDAYDRLFAALDYLEERLATRRFLMGDCITEADVRLFTTLVRLDPVYHGHFKANRNKLIDMPNLWGYARDLFQTPGFGDTIDFEQIKAHYYVVHEDINPTQIIPKGPELDNWLEAAGREELADNGPFLDGTAPGEVRAEERVQSGHNPLYPA; translated from the coding sequence ATGAGTCAGGAATATTCAACCAAGGGCGCCTACGTCACTGGCGGAGAATTCACCCGAGATACCAACTACATCCAAGACCGCATCGTGGCCGACATCAGCGCCGAGCACTATGGGGACGGGAATTGCCACAGCAAAATCGGACACCCCAATGCCGGGCTATCCGAAGGCGCCCAGCTCTGGCCGGTGGAAGCCGGACGCTACCACCTGGTGGCTGCCCGCGCTTGCCCATGGGCTAACCGCACCCTGATTGTTCGCCGTCTTCTGGGTTTGGAAGATGCGCTGTCCGTTGGCCTGCCCGGGCCAACCCACGACGCCCGCAGCTGGACCTTCGACCTGGATCCAGGAGGCAAGGACCCGGTTTTGGGTACCGAGCGAGTCCAGGAAAACTATTTCAAGCGCTTTGCCGACTACCCGCGCGGCATCACCGTTCCGGCCATCGTAGATATCCCAACGGGAGCTGTGGTCACTAACGACTACCCGCAGATCACCTGGGACATGTCGACGCAGTGGAAGGAATTCCATCGTGAAGGCGCACCGAACCTGATTCCTCAGGACCAGCTCGAAGAGATGCTTCCGCTGATCAAGCGCATCTTCACCGAGGTGAATAACGGGGTCTACCGGGCAGGTTTCGCCGGAGACCAGCAGGCCTACAACGATGCCTATGACCGCCTGTTTGCCGCCTTGGATTACCTCGAAGAGCGGCTGGCGACTCGCCGCTTCCTGATGGGCGACTGCATTACCGAGGCCGACGTCAGGCTGTTCACCACCCTGGTGCGTTTAGACCCGGTCTACCATGGCCATTTCAAGGCCAACCGCAATAAGCTCATCGACATGCCAAACCTCTGGGGCTACGCACGGGACTTGTTCCAAACCCCAGGTTTCGGCGACACCATCGACTTTGAGCAGATCAAGGCCCACTACTACGTGGTCCATGAAGACATCAACCCAACGCAGATCATCCCCAAGGGACCGGAGCTGGACAACTGGCTCGAAGCTGCCGGCCGCGAAGAACTGGCCGACAACGGCCCGTTCCTAGACGGCACGGCACCGGGCGAAGTTCGTGCCGAAGAGCGCGTCCAAAGCGGGCATAACCCGCTATACCCGGCCTAG